CTGCAGCGCATCCGTGAGTTGGATCTCGCCGCCGCGACCCGGGGCGGTTCGCTCGAGCACCTCGAACACCTCGGGGCGCAGCACGTATCGACCAATGATCGCGAGATTCGAGGGCGCCTGCTCGAAGGCCGGCTTCTCGACGAGCGCATCCACCCACAGCGCCGGGCGCTCTTCGCTGTCGCCAAACTTCTCGAGCTCGCCATCGACCTTGCTCGGGTCGACGACACCGTACGAGGACACCTGTTCCTCCGGCACTTCCTGCACGGCGATCACACTCGCGCCCGTCTGGGCGTGGATCGCGAGCATCTCGCGCAGCAGCTCGCCCTCGTCATCGATGATGTCGTCACCGAGCAGTACGGCGAAAGAGTTGTCGCCCACGTGCTGCTTCGCGCGGAGGACGGCGTGCCCGAGGCCGAGCGGGTCGCCCTGGCGCAGGTAGTGGACGTCCGCGAGGTCGGAGGTGCGGCGGACCGCCTGCAGCCTGGCGTCGTCGCCGCGCTGCTTGAGTGCTGTCTCGAGCGAAGGCACGCGGTCGAAGTGGTTTTCCAGCGGCGTCTTGTTGCGGCCCGTGACCATGAGCACATCTCGAAGGTTGGCCTGCACGGCCTCTTCGACGACGTACTGGATCGCCGGGCGGTCCACAACCGGCAGCATCTCCTTCGGCATCGCCTTCGTGGCCGGGAGGAAGCGGGTACCGAGTCCTGCGGCCGGAATCACGGCCTTCGTCACCTGAGAAGTCATGTGGGGATCCTACCCGGCACCAGCGACGTACGCTGACCTCATGCTCGAATCGGTCATCGCAGACAAAAAGCGGCTACGCGCGCTCGTGCGGGAATCTCGCGCGGCCCGCACGCCGGAGGAAATTACCGCGCTCGCGGGCCCGATTGCGGATGCGCTGGAGCGGCTCGTCGAGCGGCTTTCGGCAAGGCGCGTCGCGTGTTTTCTCTCGTCACCGGTCGAGGTGCCTACGCGGGAGTTTCTTCGCCGTGCGCGCGAGTCCGGCCTTGAGGTATTGCTTCCACTCCCGAAGCCCGAGGGCAGGCTCGAATGGGTGCTGGACACGGGAGCCGAGCGCCAGCATCCGCTGCTGCGGGTACCTGAACCGGTCGGCGAACCCGAGCCCGGCGACGCCCTGGCCACCGCTGACCTCATCATCGTTCCGGCCGCGCTCGTCGATCGCGAGGGCTATCGACTCGGCTGGGGCGGCGGGTTCTACGATCGTGCGCTTGCCGACCGGGATGCGCCGGTCTATGCCCTCGTGCACGACGACGAGGTGGTGGATGCGGTGCCACGCGAGACGCATGACCGTCCCGTTGCAGGTGTACTCACGCCCAATAAAAATTTCACTGTCACAAGTTGACGAAATCTCGTCGTGGATTTGAAAGGAAGCCACAGTTCATGACTATGCTTTGCACTGCAAAATTCGGACCCCGATTAGTGAACTGAAGGAGGAGCCGTGAAAGGCTTCAAGGAATTTCTCGCCCGCGGTAACGTAATTGACCTCGCGGTAGCCGTTATCATCGGTGCCGCGTTTACCGCCATTGTCAACGCGCTTGTTGAAGGTATCTTCAACCCGCTCATCGCAGCGATCTTCAACGCCGACGACATTGCCACCGCAACGTGGCAGATCGGTTCGATCAGCTTCGGTATCGGTAGCGTCATCGCCGCCATCATCAACTTCCTACTGATCGCCGCCGTGGTGTACTTCGTCATCGTCCTGCCGATCAACAAGATGAACGAGGCCGCCTACGTGCGCAAGCACGGCCACAAGCCGGAAGACGAAGAGGTTCCGCCGAGCGACAACGAGCTGCTCGTCGAGATTCGCGACCTGCTTGCCGCTCAGAAGGGCGAAATCAAGTAATTCGCCCCCAGTGATTCCCCGTCGCGTTCTTAGGAATGCGGCGGGGAATTCTTCTTTCCGAGGGCAAGCGTGTCTTTCGCCGGAATCCAGAAGAACACCGGGATGAGCAGGATCACCGCGCCCAACACAAAGGTCCAGTTATATCCGACGAAGTCGATGATGACACCGGCGACGATCGGGCCAAAGATTTGGCCGACGTCCTGCGACATCTGGAAGGTGCTGAGCGCCCGACCACCCGAGCGTTCCCGCCCGATAATGTCGGCAATCGCGGCCTGCTGAGTCGGCGAGCACAGTCCCGAACCGACGCCTGCGATCACGCTGACGGCGAGCACGTACCAGAGGTTATCCGCAAAGGCGAGCGCGAGCATCCCCGCGCTCGCAACCGCGAGCCCCGCGATGATGAGCGGCTTGCGCCCGATCCTGTCACTCGCGCGGCCGGACCACTGCAGCGCGGCCACGTTCCCCACTGCGTTGGCTGCGACGACCGCGCCCGCCGCCCAGGGCTCGTTGTTGATCGCCTGGCTCACGAAGAGCGGCACGACCGCGGAACGCATCCCCAAGTTGGCCCAGCCGTTCGAAAAGCCGAAGGAGAGGGAGGCGCGGTACGCCGGCACAGCCAATGCATCCTTGAGCAGGAGCGGCGGGAGTCGCTTGCTGAGGTTGCCCGCGCCGCCATTCTTACGGCCAGCACGCCCGAGCATGATCCCGACGATCGCCGCGGCGACAAGCAGCGCTGAGCCGTAGACGAGGAACGGCACCTGGATGCCCGCCTGTCCGAGCAGGCCACCAAAGATCGGGCCCGAGATGCTGCCGATGAGGAACATCCCGCCCCATAGCGACGACACGCGGCCGCGGAGCGAGGGCGGCGCGAACCGGACCACCATCGAGGAGGATGCGATCGAAAACATCGCCGAGCCGATGCCGCCGAGTCCGCGGAACACGAGCAGCTGCAGGTAGTCGCTTGCGAAGGCCGTCGCGAAGCTCGACGCCGCGACGATGAGCAAGCCGAGCACGTATACCGTTCGCTCGCCGATTTTCTCGACGAGCGGGCCGGCGATCGGTGCGGTGACGAGCCGCATGAACGCGAACGCGCTCACCACAACCGACACGAGCGTCGCGCCTACACCGAACGATTCCGCGTACTGCGGAAGCACCGGAACGACGAGGCCGAAGCCGACCGCGATGAAGAACGTGGCGCTCAGCAGCATCCAGATTTCAGCGGGGATGCGCTCCTCGACCTGGTCTTTCGGCTTCACGATTGGAATCTGGCCGGTTTCGAGCGCTTCGAAGTTGTGGCGGGCGTCTTCGCGCGCGGCCTTGCCGGGCTCATCGCGCGGGTCAGACATTGTGCGGCGGGATGTTGTCGCGCAGTCGCTCGTCGTTCGAGTCTGCCTCGCCACTCGTCCCCCACGAGTCGTCGCGGTCTTCCTCGGCTAGCGTGACCTCGACCCGCTCGGGGACGTCGGCGGATGCGGGAAATTTTTGCGGGGTGGGGTCGACACCGGGCTGTGGTTCTGTCCGAACACGACGTTGCTGACGTGCCATCTCTCCCTTTACTCCTGTGCGGTTTTCGACTCCTGCGCGGTGCGATCCGCTTCGGTCCGCACTGATTCTCCACTACCATCGGCGTCGTCGTGTTCCGTCACGACGGCTCTAGCTTCGCCTTCGGTCGTCGCGTCCTGCGGGCCATCACCCGACACCGTGCTTTCAATCGACACCGTGCCTTCGGTCGACACCGTGCCTTCGGTCGAGTCATCAAACTCTTCCGGGCGCCGCGGCACCGAACTCGTTGCCGCGGTAATTTCGCCTCGTGTCTGAACGCTACCAGGCTCTGAACCATCCGTGATTTCGCCTGCCACCGCAGTGCGCTCCTCGGGCATCGGCACCTCGAGGGCCACCGCGATGCGTCGGGCCACCGATTCGGGGTTCGCGAACAGCTCGAACGCATGCACGCGCAGGTAATACCAGCCGAGCCGCTTGAGCAGTTCGGGGCGAAGTCGCAGCGACTCGCGGAGCGTGGTCACCGTGCCCGCGACCATCGCGCGGCCCTCGAGATCGATCGCGATCGCGCGGTTGCCGTACGAGGCGGCGAGCGGGATGCGGCCACGATAGTCGAGGGCGACGTTCATCCCGAGGCTGCCGAGACGGCGCGCGAGGTCGACGAGCATCGGGGCGCGTTCCTCGTCGAGTGGGGAGGCGGCTCCGGGGCGTTCGGTGCGGGCCGCGAGCTCCGAAAGGATCTGCGCGAGGCCGATCGCGCCGGCCGACATGCGCTGCACATCCATCTGATCGGCCCGCACACACGTCACGATCACGAGCGATCGGCGAGCGCGGGTCATCGCGATCGCGAGCGCCTTTTCGCCGAGGGGCGTTGCGAGGACACCGAACTCCGACAAGACGCGGCCGTGCGGTGTGACGCCGTAGCCGAGCGAGAACACGACGCGGTCGCGTGACTGCGCGGCTGCGCCCTCGATCGTGGTGACGACAAACGGCTCCCCGCGGGGCCGCGTGAAGAAGTCCGAGACGTCCGCCCGTTTGGAGACGGCCGACCACACGGCCTGTTCCACGCGCTGGACGTGCGCGACGGATGCGCTCACGACCATGAGCGACTCGCGCGGACGACGCAGGGCGTGATCGATCACGAGCTCGACGACTCGGGTGACTTCCGCATCCGTCGCCTCGACGGCGCCCGAGTCCTGGTCCGGTAGCCCGGTGCCGCCCTCGACATACGAATAGGTGAGGGACGAGTGCCCCAGGAATGCGCCCGCCCACGGCATCGACTGCATCCGACCACCGTAGAACCGTTCGTTGACAAGCTCGGCGAGGTCCTCGCCCTCGGCTCGATACGAGCGGGTGAGCGAGACGGTGTGCAAGAACTGCGCGAGCTGCGCGTATGCCGAATCCTGCTCGCGCCGCTGTAGCTCATCGGCGCTCGTGCCCTCGAGCTCGCGCTTTTGGTCGAGCATCGGCTTCGCGCCGACCGTGAACGGCGAGGGGAACTGCGTGACCGGATCGCCGAACGCGACCACCTGCTGCGCGCGTCGAATGGCGCCGATCGCCTCGGCGGTCGACATCGCGGCGGCATCAACGAGCAGCACGGTGTCGAAGCGGATGCGCGGGTCGATTCGCGGCACATCGTACGGCGTCGACACCCACACCTGGGCCAGCGTCGCGGCGATGTCACCCGCGCGACTCACGAGGCGCGACGATGACACCCCGCTGTTGCGCAGCAGTTCGCGAAGCGTGCCGGCCTGATCGGCCTCGTCGACGAGCGCGACCTTCCATGCCTGCGCGAGCTGCCACGCGAGCTGATTCGCGCTCGATGCCGTGTGCGCCTCGTCGACGACGCGGAAGTCGCCCTCGAGTCGAGTCAGGACGCGGGTATTGGCATTGAGGAGCGCTTTCTCTGAGCTGAGCTGTTCTTCGAGCACGGACTGCCACCAACAGAGCTCGAGCTCGTCGCCGACGACTTCCGACTCGAGGTGACGCTCGGCGAGGTCGTCGAGCAGCCCGCCGAGACCCTCCGAGTGGAGCTGCTCGCTGAGCTGCAGCCGCTCTACCGCGTTGTCGAGCACCTCCGACTCCGCGGCGAAGCCCTCGACGCGGTCCTCGAGCGCGTCGAGCGGGGTGTCCGCGAGCGCGACCTCGCCGACGTCGGTAAGCGCGTCATCCACCGTCCGCATGAGCGTCGACACTTCGCGCCACTGGGTGCGCGCCTGCTCGATGCCGATCGGCACGTTGGGTTGGGCCGCGTCCTGCACGTAACGGTGCCACAGGATGCGCTGGCGCTGGACGTACTTCAGGGACTCGTGGAGGTCGGCAACAGGCGTTCCCGGTCGCACGTACTCGCGCGCGAGATTGCGCAGCTCCCTGCGGCGGGAGTTCGGGATGTTGCTGCTCGGATCACGGCGCGGGCTCGTCGCCTCGATAAGGTCGGACAGCTCCGCGTCGAAGATTTCGGGGGTGAAGCGGTCGAGGGTCTCGCGGATGTCCGCGAGGAGCCGCAGGTAGACGCCGAGCTCCGCGAAGGTCTCGGGGCGGCGCAGGTTCGTCTGGTCGACGATCTTGAGTCCCTTTTCGACCGCCTCGCGCGTGCGGCCGTCCGCGAGGGCGACCGCGGCGCCGTGCACCTCCCCCACGTCCTCGGTGGACGAGAACTGCACGGCGTACCACGGCGAATCGTTCGGGCCGTAGCGGAACTGCCCGAGCTCGCCGAGTTCCCGCAGGCGCTCGGCCATCGCGTCCCGATCGGCCTGGTGCGCGAGTCGGACGAGCGTCTCGCGGTCGAGGCGCGCGGTCGTCGAGGGCGGCACGTCGAGCAGCTCGAGTCGGCTGAGTGCCTCGAGCACGTCGAGCGGCGAGACGCCGAAGTCGGGTGTGGGCCTGCTCAGTGCGCTGCGGTAGTCGGCGAGCACGTGGCGCAGCCGCACGAGTGCGTCATCGAGGTCTGCGGAATTCGGCCGCTCGGCCTTCTCGTTTCGCGTAATGCCCGAGATGAGGTCACGGCGAAGCGTGCGCGGCGATACGGCCAGCCCGTCGAGGCCGACCTGCTTGAGTCGCGCGCGGATCGCGCGGGTGGATGCGGAGCGCGGCGAGACGACGAGCACGCGCTTCCCGCGGTCGACCAGCTGCCCGATCGCGTTCACGACGGTCTGCGTGACGCCGGTGCCCGGCAGTGCTTCGACGACGATATTCGAGCCGCCGAGGATCGTGTCGACCACCCGCTCCTGCTCAGTGTCCGCATCCAGTAGCAGACGATCGCTCGACGGGTCGCGACGATCCGGGTTCACGCTCGACTCGACGTGCAGAGTCGCGCCGAGCTGATCGCGCGCGCCCGGGTTGCCGGCGAGCGCATCCAGCACCGTGTGATTCAGATTCTGCGCGTCCGCGAGCATCGCCTCGGCGACCTCGGCGAACGTCGAGACGACCGCGCGCGCACCGATTTCGAAGCCAGGCAGGATGCTACCGAGCTCGCGCAGGCGATCGAAGGCGTCCTCGGGAAACAGCGTCGCGTGCGGACCCGCGAGCGCCATCAGCTCGCTCGCGCGGAGCGTCACGCCGTCGGCGTAGAGGGCCTTGAGCAGCTCGGCGTTCGGCGAAAGCGCACCGGTGATGCGCAGCTCGTAGTCGCGGCCGACGCGTCGGAGGGTCGCCGAGCGCAAGAAAATGGGCGCGTTGATTTCGCCGCGCTTCGAAGTCCAGGATGCGAACCCGATCGCGAGCTTGACGGTGTTGAGTCCGCGGCTCGCCTCGAGTTCGATGCCCTTCTGGGTGACGAGCATCGCGGAGTC
This DNA window, taken from Gulosibacter molinativorax, encodes the following:
- the galU gene encoding UTP--glucose-1-phosphate uridylyltransferase GalU, producing the protein MTSQVTKAVIPAAGLGTRFLPATKAMPKEMLPVVDRPAIQYVVEEAVQANLRDVLMVTGRNKTPLENHFDRVPSLETALKQRGDDARLQAVRRTSDLADVHYLRQGDPLGLGHAVLRAKQHVGDNSFAVLLGDDIIDDEGELLREMLAIHAQTGASVIAVQEVPEEQVSSYGVVDPSKVDGELEKFGDSEERPALWVDALVEKPAFEQAPSNLAIIGRYVLRPEVFEVLERTAPGRGGEIQLTDALQELAARREELGGVIAVVFRGRRYDTGNKLDYLKANVELGVAHPEIGEQVSEWILEYAKTLTKDQ
- a CDS encoding 5-formyltetrahydrofolate cyclo-ligase, which translates into the protein MLESVIADKKRLRALVRESRAARTPEEITALAGPIADALERLVERLSARRVACFLSSPVEVPTREFLRRARESGLEVLLPLPKPEGRLEWVLDTGAERQHPLLRVPEPVGEPEPGDALATADLIIVPAALVDREGYRLGWGGGFYDRALADRDAPVYALVHDDEVVDAVPRETHDRPVAGVLTPNKNFTVTS
- the mscL gene encoding large conductance mechanosensitive channel protein MscL, translated to MKGFKEFLARGNVIDLAVAVIIGAAFTAIVNALVEGIFNPLIAAIFNADDIATATWQIGSISFGIGSVIAAIINFLLIAAVVYFVIVLPINKMNEAAYVRKHGHKPEDEEVPPSDNELLVEIRDLLAAQKGEIK
- a CDS encoding MFS transporter, giving the protein MSDPRDEPGKAAREDARHNFEALETGQIPIVKPKDQVEERIPAEIWMLLSATFFIAVGFGLVVPVLPQYAESFGVGATLVSVVVSAFAFMRLVTAPIAGPLVEKIGERTVYVLGLLIVAASSFATAFASDYLQLLVFRGLGGIGSAMFSIASSSMVVRFAPPSLRGRVSSLWGGMFLIGSISGPIFGGLLGQAGIQVPFLVYGSALLVAAAIVGIMLGRAGRKNGGAGNLSKRLPPLLLKDALAVPAYRASLSFGFSNGWANLGMRSAVVPLFVSQAINNEPWAAGAVVAANAVGNVAALQWSGRASDRIGRKPLIIAGLAVASAGMLALAFADNLWYVLAVSVIAGVGSGLCSPTQQAAIADIIGRERSGGRALSTFQMSQDVGQIFGPIVAGVIIDFVGYNWTFVLGAVILLIPVFFWIPAKDTLALGKKNSPPHS